From a single Phalacrocorax aristotelis chromosome 1, bGulAri2.1, whole genome shotgun sequence genomic region:
- the RAD51AP1 gene encoding RAD51-associated protein 1, translated as MARPVRRNKKVVDYSQFGDVEDDDEDFACLAAPSSKKSRTQLKEPKKEKREKQNQPPKELTPSQKQTPSKRISLDDKLYQRDLEVALALSVKEKSANILEVQNSEEQGKNIESENVPRKPLFSNCSVDSELLGLNRVMDDDDPRGDCRQRAAASKVPAHQKKLLTVDSDDTDRPTDSEPESVPSDEESEEDSDYSEGDDEDFAMEKKKAKGNKKKAKQKMPAGRVKKTPKSKINSTVSPVVSPSRITGQKSEPTQKMMSNSSEAAGRPLHTSSPVTDKKPKWIPPAASGSSNNSMKYVSVKSPTQCLRLGLSRLARVKPLHPTATSS; from the exons ATGGCGCGGCCGGTGAGGAG GAACAAGAAAGTTGTTGATTATTCTCAATTTGGGGACGTGGAAGATGATG ATGAAGACTTTGCATGTCTAGCTGCACCTTCAAGCAAAAAGTCCAGAACACAGCTCAAGGAaccaaagaaggagaaaagagagaagcaaaaccagCCACCCAAAGAATTGACTCCATCACAAAAGCAGACACCTAGTAAAAG gataTCATTGGATGACAAACTCTATCAGAGAGATTTGGAAGTTGCCTTAGCCTTATCCgtcaaagaaaaatctgcaaatatTCTTGAGGTGCAAAATTCAGAAGAACAAG GTAAGAATATTGAATCAGAAAATGTACCCAGGAAACCCCTTTTTTCCAACTGCAGTGTAGACAGTGAACTTCTAG GTCTTAATCGGGTTATGGATGATGATGATCCTAGGGGAGACTGTAGGCAAAGGGCAGCAGCATCTAAAGTTCCAGCACATCAGAAGAAGTTACTGACTGTTGACAGTGATGACACAGACCGTCCTACTGACTCTGAGCCAGAATCTGTACCCA GTGATGAGGAGTCAGAAGAAGATTCAGATTATAGTGAAGGTGATGATGAAGACTTTGctatggaaaagaagaaagccaaaggaaataaaaagaaagccaaacAAAAGATGCCAGCTGGAAGAGTGAAGAAAACTCCCAAATCCAAGATCAATAGTACAG TATCACCTGTAGTTTCTCCTTCACGGATAACGGGACAAAAATCTGAGCCAACACAAAAGATGATGTCCAATTcttcagaagcagctgggaggcCTTTACATACATCGAGTCCTGTAACAGACAAGAAGCCTAAATGGATACCACCAG ctgcatcaggaagcaGTAATAACTCTATGAAGTATGTTTCGGTTAAGTCACCTACTCAGTGTCTTAGACTTGGCCTCTCCAGACTAGCAAGAGTCAAACCACTGCATCCCACTGCTACCAGCAGTTAA